From Pyrenophora tritici-repentis strain M4 chromosome 1, whole genome shotgun sequence, the proteins below share one genomic window:
- a CDS encoding LysP, Amino acid transporter, giving the protein MASAQEITPKMDHRSDKSVSHSGSDVEKQTAAPAEGELQRKLSSRHLQFVAIGGTVGTGVFIASGGSIATAGPAGALLAYVFVGTLVYSVMLSLAEMATYLPISGAFTQYAARFVDPSLGFAMGWIYWFSWSITYALELTAAGLIIQWWDQDLSIGIFITIFWVPITAVNFLPVDIFGEFEFWFALIKVVALVGFWIYAICMNAGVGAQGYIGFKYWDSPGAFAPYLAEGAVAKFVGFWAVLIQAGFAYQGTELCAIGAGESANPRVTMPQAIRKTFWSIFILFVFSIFFVGILVPYDNEGLQIGATNAGSSPMVIAFQLAGVSALPDIFNAILLTVVLSAASSNVYSGSRILVGLAEEQCAPAFLKASSKRGVPYWATAVTAAMGLLAYMNLSSNGGKAFNWLLNIVSVAGFIAWTCILICHLAFMRALKAQNIDRDTLPFKSWGGRGLAIYGVTFCAIITITQGFTAFVPWNVENFFIAYISLILFAVLYTGHKIATKSKFINPAEADLVNGKFEDELAETWEESSASGWKKIMNKFL; this is encoded by the coding sequence ATGGCATCCGCTCAGGAAATAACGCCAAAAATGGACCACCGCTCGGACAAGTCGGTTTCTCATTCAGGGAGCGATGTTGAGAAGCAGACTGCTGCCCCCGCAGAGGGCGAGCTTCAGCGCAAGCTGAGTTCCCGCCATTTGCAATTCGTTGCAATTGGTGGAACAGTAGGAACTGGTGTCTTCATTGCCAGTGGTGGCTCTATTGCTACTGCTGGTCCTGCTGGTGCACTCCTGGCTTATGTCTTCGTCGGTACTCTAGTCTACTCTGTCATGCTCAGTCTGGCTGAGATGGCAACCTACCTCCCCATCTCCGGTGCTTTCACACAATATGCTGCTCGATTCGTTGACCCCTCCCTGGGCTTCGCCATGGGATGGATCTACTGGTTTTCATGGTCCATCACCTATGCTCTTGAGCTCACAGCCGCCGGCCTTATCATTCAATGGTGGGACCAGGATCTGAGCATTGGTATCTTCATTACCATCTTCTGGGTACCCATCACCGCCGTCAACTTCTTGCCTGTCGACATCTTCGGAGAATTTGAGTTCTGGTTTGCCCTCATCAAGGTCGTCGCCCTTGTCGGTTTCTGGATCTACGCAATCTGCATGAACGCTGGAGTCGGTGCGCAGGGCTACATCGGCTTCAAGTACTGGGACTCCCCTGGTGCTTTCGCGCCCTACCTCGCTGAGGGAGCCGTTGCCAAGTTTGTTGGGTTCTGGGCTGTGCTCATCCAAGCTGGTTTCGCCTACCAAGGTACTGAGCTTTGTGCCATTGGTGCTGGAGAGTCGGCCAACCCTCGTGTAACCATGCCTCAGGCCATTCGAAAGACCTTCTGGAGCATCTTTATCCTTTTCGTCTTCagcatcttcttcgtcggTATCCTGGTTCCGTACGACAACGAAGGTCTGCAGATTGGTGCCACAAACGCTGGTTCGTCGCCAATGGTCATTGCCTTTCAACTCGCCGGTGTTTCTGCCCTTCCCGACATTTTCAACGCTATTCTTCTTACCGTTGTCCTCTCAGCCGCCAGCTCGAACGTCTATTCCGGAAGCCGTATCCTTGTCGGTCTCGCTGAAGAACAGTGCGCCCCTGCGTTCCTCAAGGCCTCGAGCAAGCGAGGTGTTCCCTACTGGGCTACCGCGGTTACAGCCGCTATGGGTCTTTTGGCCTACATGAACCTCAGCTCCAACGGTGGCAAGGCCTTCAACTGGCTCCTCAACATTGTTTCCGTCGCCGGTTTCATTGCCTGGACATGCATCTTGATCTGCCATCTTGCCTTTATGCGCGCTCTCAAGGCCCAGAACATCGACCGCGACACACTCCCATTTAAGTCATGGGGTGGCCGCGGTCTCGCCATTTACGGAGTAACCTTCTGCGCCATCATTACCATCACCCAGGGTTTCACCGCTTTCGTCCCCTGGAACGTCGAGAACTTCTTCATCGCCTACATCAGTCTGATTCTGTTCGCTGTGCTTTACACCGGCCACAAGATCGCGACTAAGAGCAAGTTCATTAACCCCGCTGAGGCCGACCTTGTCAACGGAAAGTTCGAGGACGAGCTAGCTGAGACATGGGAAGAGTCATCCGCAAGCGGATGGAAGAAGATTATGAACAAGTTCCTTTGA